From one Conyzicola nivalis genomic stretch:
- a CDS encoding alpha,alpha-trehalose-phosphate synthase (UDP-forming) — protein sequence MNAPLDSPETQSTDETTKFYDFVVVSNRLPVDRVVDADGNESWKGSPGGLVTALEPIMRSNDGAWVGWGGQADLDIEPFDNDGIHIVSVPLSEEDIEKYYEGFSNDTLWPLYHDVIAPPTYHREWWESYVAVNQRFADAAAAVSAQGGVVWVQDYQLQLVPKMLRDKRPDLTIGFFNHIPFPPYGIYSQLPWRAAIIEGLLGADVIGFQRVADASNFARAVRRLTTSSTKTTTIEVASPGHPTRRVIAKAFPISIDSRSFEELARQPHIQARAKEIREGLGNPKTIMLGVDRLDYTKGIGHRLKAYGELLADGRIKVEDVTLVQVASPSRERVQAYMDLRDEIELTVGRINGDFATMSHTAISYHHHGYPRDEMAALYLAADIMLVTALRDGMNLVAKEYVAARFDDDGILVLSEFAGASDELKRAMRINPHDIDGLKETILQAIAMPKRERVARMRSLRKRVLEYDVARWSTSFLSTLAGVRGEREDIETGTDLDDPLGELEWTVERAPRGSAL from the coding sequence ATGAACGCCCCCCTAGATAGCCCTGAAACTCAGTCCACCGACGAGACGACGAAGTTCTACGACTTCGTGGTCGTGTCGAACCGCCTTCCTGTCGACCGGGTCGTCGACGCCGACGGCAACGAGAGCTGGAAGGGGTCGCCCGGCGGTCTCGTGACGGCCCTCGAGCCGATCATGCGCAGCAACGACGGCGCGTGGGTCGGTTGGGGAGGACAGGCCGACCTCGACATCGAGCCGTTCGACAACGACGGCATCCACATCGTTTCGGTGCCCCTCAGTGAAGAGGACATCGAGAAGTACTACGAGGGCTTCAGCAACGACACGCTCTGGCCGCTGTACCACGACGTGATCGCGCCGCCCACCTACCACCGCGAGTGGTGGGAGAGCTACGTCGCCGTCAACCAGAGGTTTGCGGATGCCGCGGCTGCCGTCAGCGCGCAGGGTGGCGTCGTCTGGGTGCAGGACTACCAACTTCAGCTGGTGCCGAAGATGCTGCGCGACAAGCGTCCCGACCTGACCATCGGATTCTTCAACCACATCCCGTTCCCGCCCTACGGCATCTACTCGCAGCTGCCGTGGCGCGCCGCGATCATCGAGGGCCTGCTCGGCGCCGACGTCATCGGATTCCAGCGGGTGGCCGACGCCAGCAACTTCGCCCGCGCGGTCCGCCGCCTGACGACCTCCAGCACGAAGACCACCACCATCGAGGTGGCGTCGCCGGGACATCCGACCCGCCGTGTCATCGCCAAAGCGTTCCCCATCTCGATCGACTCCCGGTCGTTCGAGGAGCTCGCGCGCCAGCCGCACATCCAGGCGCGCGCGAAGGAGATCCGCGAGGGGCTGGGCAACCCGAAGACGATCATGCTCGGCGTCGACCGCCTCGACTACACCAAGGGCATCGGCCACCGGCTCAAGGCCTACGGCGAGCTGCTCGCCGACGGACGCATCAAGGTCGAGGACGTCACGCTCGTGCAGGTCGCGAGCCCGAGCCGCGAGCGCGTGCAGGCCTACATGGACCTGCGCGACGAGATTGAGCTGACCGTCGGGCGCATCAACGGTGACTTCGCCACGATGAGCCACACCGCCATCAGCTACCACCACCACGGCTACCCGCGCGACGAGATGGCGGCGCTCTACCTGGCCGCCGACATCATGCTCGTCACCGCGCTGCGCGACGGGATGAACCTCGTCGCGAAGGAGTACGTCGCGGCGCGGTTCGACGACGACGGCATCCTCGTGCTCAGCGAGTTCGCCGGCGCCTCCGACGAGCTGAAGCGTGCGATGCGCATCAACCCGCACGACATCGACGGCCTCAAGGAGACGATCCTGCAGGCGATCGCGATGCCGAAGCGCGAACGCGTGGCCCGCATGCGCTCGCTGCGCAAGCGGGTGCTCGAGTACGACGTTGCCCGCTGGTCGACATCGTTCCTCTCCACGCTCGCCGGCGTGCGCGGCGAGCGCGAAGACATCGAGACCGGGACCGACCTCGACGACCCGCTCGGCGAACTCGAATGGACGGTGGAACGCGCACCGCGAGGAAGCGCGCTCTGA
- a CDS encoding magnesium transporter CorA family protein, with translation MVTTRLYRAGKLVKTDFPVAEISDYLEEADATVWADFTSPTAADLAIIEEELSLHHLAVEDAIHEHQRPKLDRYDSHLFLTAYAVDLDAVTHELTKVEVKAFITSKAVVTVHPESFDMDAVVQRWDSNPDLAKYGSAFLLWGILDVIVDGHFETVQDLDGEIETYENLLFDDKNHGTEIQRNSFELRKNLVGLRRAVLPMREVVNTLMRRDMELMAHEMVPYFQDVYDHVLRATEWTESLRDLVATILDTNLSIQGNRMNLIMKKVTSWAAIIAVPTAITGFFGQNLQFVGFGTEWGSYLSLGLIVVVGGALYASFKRRDWL, from the coding sequence ATGGTGACTACTCGGCTATATCGCGCCGGAAAACTCGTAAAGACAGATTTCCCGGTCGCCGAGATCTCGGACTATCTCGAAGAGGCGGATGCCACGGTCTGGGCCGATTTCACATCACCCACCGCCGCCGACCTCGCCATCATCGAGGAGGAGCTGAGCCTGCACCACCTGGCGGTGGAGGACGCGATTCACGAGCACCAGCGCCCGAAGCTCGACCGCTACGACAGCCACCTGTTCCTGACCGCCTACGCCGTGGATCTCGACGCGGTGACGCACGAGCTCACGAAGGTCGAGGTGAAGGCGTTCATCACGTCGAAGGCGGTGGTCACGGTTCATCCGGAGTCCTTCGACATGGACGCCGTCGTGCAGCGCTGGGACAGCAACCCCGATCTCGCCAAGTACGGTTCGGCCTTCCTGCTGTGGGGCATCCTCGACGTGATCGTGGACGGCCACTTCGAAACGGTGCAGGACCTCGACGGCGAGATCGAGACCTACGAGAACCTGCTGTTCGACGACAAAAACCACGGCACCGAGATCCAACGCAACTCATTCGAACTGCGCAAGAACCTCGTCGGACTGCGACGGGCGGTGCTGCCGATGCGCGAGGTCGTGAACACGCTCATGCGACGCGACATGGAGCTGATGGCGCACGAGATGGTTCCGTACTTCCAGGACGTGTACGACCACGTGCTTCGCGCGACCGAGTGGACGGAGTCGCTGCGCGACCTCGTGGCGACGATCCTCGACACGAACCTCAGCATCCAGGGCAACCGGATGAACCTCATCATGAAGAAGGTCACCAGCTGGGCGGCGATCATCGCCGTGCCGACCGCGATTACCGGGTTCTTCGGGCAGAACCTGCAGTTCGTCGGATTCGGCACCGAGTGGGGCAGCTATCTCTCCCTCGGGCTGATCGTGGTCGTGGGCGGTGCGCTATACGCGTCGTTCAAGCGGCGCGACTGGCTATAG
- a CDS encoding FadR/GntR family transcriptional regulator yields MADDTEAATPTDTVPGSAPVTPVQGVAAPASLPAPASLADDVVFRPVRSGNAFEDTVARLLQAVRLGIVEPGGALPPERDLAARFSVSRDTVRDAIRSLSDAGYLVARRGRYGGTFVSERLPAEGGGEPETALPTAAEIDDVLGLREILEVGAARAAAGRSLSADDRDGLWQRLTETSESSALDYRRLDSRLHLTIGQLVGTPTLVSLMADNRTRVNELLDHIPLLPINIAHSNRQHEAIVAAILTGNRDRAAQAMSEHLEGSAVLLRGFLA; encoded by the coding sequence ATGGCGGATGACACGGAAGCGGCAACCCCCACGGACACCGTGCCGGGTTCCGCTCCGGTGACCCCGGTGCAGGGCGTGGCCGCGCCCGCCAGCCTGCCTGCTCCCGCCAGCCTGGCCGACGACGTGGTGTTCCGCCCGGTTCGCAGCGGCAACGCGTTCGAGGACACGGTCGCGCGACTGCTGCAGGCCGTGCGGCTCGGCATCGTCGAACCCGGGGGAGCCCTGCCGCCGGAACGCGACCTCGCGGCGCGCTTCTCGGTGAGCCGCGACACCGTGCGTGACGCCATCCGGTCGCTGTCCGACGCCGGCTACCTGGTCGCGCGGCGCGGCAGGTACGGCGGCACCTTCGTGAGCGAGAGGCTGCCGGCCGAGGGCGGGGGCGAACCCGAGACGGCGCTGCCGACGGCGGCCGAGATCGACGACGTGCTCGGCCTGCGCGAGATCCTCGAGGTGGGGGCTGCCCGCGCCGCAGCCGGGCGCAGCCTCTCGGCGGACGACCGGGACGGGCTCTGGCAGCGGCTTACCGAGACCTCCGAATCATCCGCCCTCGACTACCGGCGGCTCGATTCGCGGCTGCACCTGACCATCGGGCAGCTCGTGGGCACGCCCACGCTCGTCTCGCTGATGGCCGACAACCGCACGCGGGTGAACGAGCTGCTCGACCATATCCCCCTGCTGCCGATCAACATCGCGCACTCGAACCGGCAGCACGAGGCGATCGTGGCGGCGATCCTCACCGGCAACCGCGACCGGGCCGCGCAGGCGATGAGCGAACACCTCGAGGGCTCGGCCGTACTGTTGCGCGGTTTCCTGGCGTGA
- a CDS encoding amino acid permease, translated as MAEKSGRSVSGVTYTKAADGYFEKRSLKRSAGVWGLWGLAVAAVISGDFSGWNFGIDFAGFGGMLIAFAILVVMYYGLTFSIGEMSSAMPHTGGAYSFARSAMGPWGGLVTGLAETIEYVATTAVVVFFSAQYANSITAELLNFDLSGSMWIWWIVLYAVFIALNSAGANISFKFAIVVSIISIGILLVFSAMAVFSGVFSFDSLFDKVPDPGQSEFLPHGVLPILFALPFAMWFFLGIEELPLAAEESHNPARDIPRAGLWARGTLIVTGLLVLVLNTGVIGAEAMGVSAEPLLDGFRAIVGDQAAAVLALLALVGLLASLQGIMFAYGRNMYSLSRAGYYPKIFSLTGKRQTPWVALLVGAILGFLALVVVDVLGRLDEEGVGAVAGAIVLNIAVWGAVVAYFLQMLSFIILRRKFPNAARPYRSPWGLFGAYSAAVIALLVFLGFLFNEAFQPAIVAIVVVYVVILIGFAIYGRHRLVLSPEEEYALSGGLHGDPQAEGYDTMESELFDKK; from the coding sequence ATGGCTGAGAAGTCAGGCAGAAGCGTTTCCGGCGTCACCTACACGAAGGCGGCCGACGGTTATTTCGAGAAACGCAGCCTCAAGCGCTCCGCCGGCGTCTGGGGCCTCTGGGGTCTCGCCGTCGCGGCCGTCATCTCCGGTGACTTCTCGGGCTGGAACTTCGGCATCGATTTCGCCGGCTTCGGCGGCATGCTCATCGCCTTCGCCATCCTCGTCGTGATGTACTACGGCCTCACCTTCTCGATCGGCGAGATGTCGTCGGCCATGCCGCACACAGGCGGCGCCTATTCGTTCGCGCGTTCGGCGATGGGGCCGTGGGGCGGACTCGTCACCGGGCTCGCCGAGACCATCGAGTACGTCGCGACGACGGCCGTCGTGGTGTTCTTCTCCGCCCAGTACGCCAACTCGATCACCGCGGAACTGTTGAACTTCGACCTCTCGGGCAGCATGTGGATCTGGTGGATCGTGCTCTACGCCGTCTTCATCGCCCTCAACTCGGCCGGTGCCAACATCTCGTTCAAGTTCGCGATCGTCGTCTCGATCATCTCCATCGGCATCCTGCTCGTCTTCTCGGCCATGGCGGTGTTCTCGGGGGTCTTCAGCTTCGACAGCCTGTTCGACAAGGTGCCCGACCCGGGCCAGAGCGAGTTCCTCCCGCACGGGGTCCTCCCGATCCTGTTCGCCCTGCCGTTCGCGATGTGGTTCTTTCTCGGCATCGAGGAGCTGCCGCTCGCCGCGGAAGAGTCCCACAACCCCGCCCGCGACATCCCGCGCGCCGGACTCTGGGCCCGCGGCACCCTGATCGTCACCGGCCTGCTCGTGCTCGTGCTCAACACCGGTGTCATCGGCGCCGAAGCGATGGGCGTCTCGGCCGAGCCGCTGCTCGACGGCTTCCGCGCGATCGTCGGAGACCAGGCGGCCGCGGTACTGGCGCTGCTCGCCCTCGTCGGCCTGCTCGCCTCGCTGCAGGGCATCATGTTCGCCTACGGGCGCAACATGTACTCGCTCTCCCGCGCCGGGTACTACCCGAAGATCTTCTCGCTCACCGGAAAGCGCCAGACGCCGTGGGTCGCGCTTCTCGTCGGCGCCATCCTCGGCTTCCTCGCCCTCGTCGTCGTCGACGTGCTCGGCCGGCTCGACGAGGAGGGTGTCGGCGCCGTCGCCGGAGCGATCGTGCTCAACATCGCCGTGTGGGGCGCGGTCGTGGCCTACTTCCTGCAGATGCTGTCGTTCATCATCCTGCGTCGGAAGTTCCCGAACGCCGCGCGTCCGTACCGCAGCCCGTGGGGCCTCTTCGGCGCCTACTCGGCCGCGGTGATCGCGCTGCTGGTGTTCCTCGGCTTCCTGTTCAACGAGGCGTTCCAACCGGCCATCGTCGCGATCGTCGTCGTCTACGTGGTCATCCTGATCGGGTTCGCCATCTACGGACGCCACCGCCTCGTGCTCTCGCCCGAGGAGGAGTACGCCCTCTCCGGCGGCCTGCACGGCGACCCGCAGGCGGAGGGCTACGACACCATGGAGTCCGAGCTCTTCGACAAGAAGTAG
- a CDS encoding aldehyde dehydrogenase family protein: MTSVTLINPADETVIRSLAHTTLAEVDDAILHAVSAQKTWAALPPAERAAGIRRFALAVEGAIEELALLEVMNSGHPISQARWEAGHVRDVLNYYAAAPERMIGKTIPVAGGIDVTFLEPLGVVGIIVPWNFPMTIAAWGFAPALAAGNAVVLKPAEWTPLTALRLAGLALEAGLPEGLFQTLPGRGDVVGDRFVTNELVRKVVFTGSTATGKKVMAGCAQQVKAVTLELGGKSANVVFADSDLEKAAATAPYAVFENAGQDCCARSRILVERSVFDRFMELLEPAVQGVVVGDLHDESTEMGPLVARAHFDKVASYVPDDSQVAFRGSAPDGPGFWFPPTVLLPGSRTDRVVTDEIFGPVVSVLPFDDEADAIDLANDSVYGLSGSIWTRDIGRALRVSRGVESGNLSVNSHSSVRYSTPFGGFKQSGLGRELGPDAATAFTETKNVFISTD; encoded by the coding sequence GTGACGTCCGTTACGCTCATCAACCCCGCCGACGAGACGGTCATCCGCTCGCTCGCACACACGACGCTCGCCGAGGTCGACGACGCGATCCTGCACGCGGTCTCCGCGCAGAAGACGTGGGCGGCGCTTCCCCCGGCCGAACGGGCGGCGGGGATTCGCCGCTTCGCCCTCGCCGTCGAGGGTGCGATCGAGGAACTCGCATTACTGGAGGTGATGAATTCGGGTCATCCGATCTCCCAGGCCCGCTGGGAGGCCGGCCACGTGCGCGACGTGCTCAACTACTACGCCGCCGCACCCGAACGCATGATCGGCAAAACAATTCCCGTCGCCGGCGGCATCGACGTGACCTTCCTCGAGCCGCTCGGGGTCGTCGGCATCATCGTGCCGTGGAACTTCCCCATGACGATCGCCGCCTGGGGGTTCGCCCCGGCGCTCGCCGCGGGCAACGCCGTCGTGCTCAAGCCCGCCGAGTGGACGCCGCTCACCGCCCTCCGGCTCGCCGGACTCGCGCTCGAGGCCGGCCTGCCCGAGGGACTGTTCCAGACCCTCCCGGGTCGCGGCGACGTGGTGGGCGACCGGTTCGTCACCAACGAACTCGTGCGCAAGGTCGTCTTCACCGGGTCGACAGCGACCGGCAAGAAGGTGATGGCCGGATGCGCGCAGCAGGTGAAGGCGGTCACCCTGGAGCTGGGCGGCAAGAGCGCCAATGTGGTGTTCGCCGACTCCGACCTCGAGAAGGCCGCGGCGACGGCGCCGTACGCGGTCTTCGAGAACGCGGGCCAGGACTGCTGCGCGCGCAGCCGCATCCTGGTCGAACGCAGCGTCTTCGACCGGTTCATGGAACTGCTCGAACCCGCCGTGCAGGGAGTCGTGGTCGGCGACCTGCACGACGAATCCACCGAGATGGGTCCGCTCGTGGCCAGGGCGCACTTCGACAAGGTGGCGTCGTACGTGCCCGACGACAGTCAGGTGGCGTTCCGCGGCAGCGCCCCGGACGGGCCCGGCTTCTGGTTCCCGCCCACCGTGCTGTTGCCCGGTTCGCGCACCGACCGGGTGGTCACCGACGAGATCTTCGGACCGGTGGTCAGCGTGCTGCCGTTCGACGACGAGGCCGACGCCATCGACCTCGCCAACGACAGCGTCTACGGGCTCAGCGGCTCGATCTGGACCCGCGACATCGGCCGCGCCCTGCGCGTCTCGCGCGGCGTCGAGAGTGGCAACCTCTCGGTGAACTCGCACTCCTCGGTGCGCTACTCCACGCCGTTCGGCGGGTTCAAGCAGAGCGGCCTCGGCCGTGAACTCGGCCCCGACGCCGCGACCGCCTTCACCGAAACCAAGAACGTCTTCATCAGCACCGACTAG
- a CDS encoding LysE family translocator, whose protein sequence is MVSSANLVAFTLAALLLVVLPGPSVLFVVGRALAIGRVGALLSVVGNAIGMFVQVVAIALGLGVLLEQSIVLFTIVKFAGAAFLVYLGVQAIRHRNRRSSTSGSDAPTSRWRSLAEGAAVGVSNPKSVVFFIAVLPQFVDPLAGGVPLQMIELGAVFALLAMVFDSVWAIGAGFARDWLGRSPKRLARLGATGGVAMIGLGVGMAATGTKN, encoded by the coding sequence ATGGTATCCAGCGCAAATCTCGTGGCGTTCACGCTCGCTGCCCTGCTGTTGGTCGTGCTGCCCGGGCCGAGCGTTCTGTTCGTCGTCGGCCGCGCCCTCGCGATCGGCCGCGTGGGCGCGCTGCTCAGCGTGGTGGGCAACGCGATCGGCATGTTCGTGCAGGTGGTCGCGATCGCCCTCGGACTCGGGGTGCTCCTGGAACAGTCGATCGTGCTGTTCACCATCGTCAAGTTCGCGGGCGCGGCGTTCCTCGTCTATCTCGGGGTGCAGGCCATCCGACACCGCAACCGGCGATCGTCGACGAGCGGTTCGGATGCGCCCACGAGCCGCTGGCGTTCCCTCGCCGAGGGCGCGGCGGTCGGGGTGAGCAACCCGAAGTCCGTGGTGTTCTTCATCGCGGTGCTGCCGCAGTTCGTCGACCCGCTCGCCGGGGGAGTGCCGCTGCAGATGATCGAGCTGGGCGCCGTGTTCGCGCTGCTCGCCATGGTGTTCGACAGCGTGTGGGCGATCGGGGCCGGCTTCGCCCGCGACTGGCTCGGGCGTTCGCCGAAACGGCTGGCCCGGCTCGGCGCAACGGGAGGCGTGGCCATGATCGGACTCGGGGTCGGCATGGCGGCGACCGGCACCAAGAACTAG
- a CDS encoding glutamine synthetase family protein, producing MTTLATTPVSGNLTIERLTELVANREIDTVIIGFTDMQGRLVGKRASARLFLEEFAAHGAECCNYLLAVDVEMNTVDGYEISSWSKGYGDMAMMPDINTLRVVPWLEATALVMADLTWLDEEPVVQSPREILKAQIARLAEHGLVPYSATELEFIVFDDSYRSAFAKGYAGLTPASDYNIDYAILASTRMEPLLREIRNGMDGAGMYCEGVKGECNFGQQEIGFRYAHALATCDNHSIYKNGAKEIADKHGKSLTFMAKFNEREGNSCHIHLSVRGEDGTPVMAGDGPHGFSKLMEHWLAGLIATTREFSLFFAPNINSYKRYVEGSFAPTAVAWGLDNRTCALRVVGHGQGLRVENRVPGGDVNQYLATAALIAGGLYGIENELELEPIFEGNAYGSDAPRVPTSLRDAAELFGASAIAAEAFGPEVVAHYLNNARVEQRAYDAAVTDWERTRGFERF from the coding sequence ATGACCACGCTCGCCACCACCCCCGTCTCGGGAAATCTCACGATCGAGCGGCTCACCGAGCTCGTCGCCAACCGGGAGATCGACACGGTGATCATCGGGTTCACCGACATGCAGGGACGTCTGGTCGGTAAACGGGCGTCGGCGCGGCTCTTCCTCGAGGAGTTCGCGGCGCACGGCGCCGAGTGCTGCAACTACCTGCTCGCCGTCGACGTCGAGATGAACACCGTCGACGGCTACGAGATCTCGTCGTGGTCGAAGGGCTACGGCGACATGGCGATGATGCCCGATATCAACACCCTGCGCGTAGTGCCGTGGCTCGAGGCGACCGCGCTCGTGATGGCCGACCTCACCTGGCTCGACGAGGAGCCGGTCGTGCAGTCGCCGCGCGAGATCCTCAAGGCGCAGATCGCCCGGCTCGCCGAGCACGGCCTCGTGCCCTACTCGGCCACCGAGCTCGAGTTCATCGTCTTCGACGACTCCTACCGTTCGGCATTCGCGAAGGGCTACGCCGGCCTGACGCCCGCCAGCGACTACAACATCGACTACGCGATCCTCGCCTCCACACGCATGGAGCCGCTGCTGCGCGAGATCCGCAACGGCATGGACGGCGCCGGCATGTACTGCGAGGGGGTGAAGGGCGAGTGCAACTTCGGCCAGCAGGAGATCGGCTTCCGTTACGCCCACGCGCTCGCGACCTGCGACAACCACTCCATCTACAAAAACGGCGCGAAAGAGATCGCCGACAAGCACGGCAAGTCGCTCACCTTCATGGCCAAGTTCAACGAGCGCGAGGGCAACAGCTGCCACATCCACCTCAGTGTGCGCGGCGAAGACGGCACCCCCGTGATGGCCGGCGACGGGCCGCACGGGTTCTCGAAGCTCATGGAGCACTGGCTCGCCGGCCTCATCGCCACGACCCGGGAATTCAGCCTGTTCTTCGCACCGAACATCAACTCCTACAAGCGCTACGTCGAGGGCAGCTTCGCGCCGACCGCCGTCGCCTGGGGTCTCGACAACCGCACCTGCGCGCTGCGGGTCGTCGGGCACGGCCAGGGACTGCGGGTCGAGAACCGGGTGCCCGGCGGCGACGTGAACCAGTACCTCGCGACCGCCGCACTCATCGCGGGCGGTCTTTACGGCATCGAGAACGAGCTCGAGCTGGAACCGATCTTCGAGGGAAACGCGTACGGTTCGGATGCGCCCCGCGTCCCCACCTCTCTGCGTGACGCGGCAGAACTGTTCGGCGCCTCCGCCATAGCGGCAGAGGCCTTCGGCCCCGAGGTGGTAGCGCACTACCTGAACAACGCGCGCGTGGAACAGCGCGCCTACGACGCGGCCGTCACCGACTGGGAGAGGACGCGCGGTTTTGAGCGCTTCTAG
- a CDS encoding 3-oxoacyl-ACP reductase has protein sequence MAIAKIDLTQRLAGKVAVITGGASGIGLATARRFAAEGATVVIGDFNAETGEAAVAEVGGLFVKVDVTDEDQVNTLFDTAAATYGSVDIAFNNAGISPPDDDSIETTELPAWERVQDVNLKSVYLCSRAALRHMVAQQRGSIINTASFVAVMGSATSQISYTASKGGVLAMTKELGVQFARQGIRVNALCPGPVNTPLLQELFAKDQERAQRRLVHIPVGRFAEAEELAAAVAFLASDDASFITASTFMVDGGISSAYVTPL, from the coding sequence ATGGCGATAGCCAAGATCGACCTCACCCAGCGACTCGCGGGCAAGGTGGCCGTGATCACCGGGGGAGCATCCGGGATCGGACTCGCCACCGCGCGCCGCTTCGCCGCGGAGGGCGCGACCGTCGTCATCGGCGACTTCAACGCCGAGACCGGAGAGGCCGCGGTGGCCGAGGTCGGCGGACTGTTCGTCAAGGTCGACGTGACCGACGAGGACCAGGTGAACACCCTGTTCGACACGGCCGCGGCCACCTACGGCTCGGTCGACATCGCGTTCAACAACGCCGGCATCTCGCCGCCGGACGACGACTCGATCGAGACCACCGAGCTTCCGGCCTGGGAGCGAGTGCAGGACGTCAACCTGAAGAGCGTCTACCTCTGCTCGCGCGCCGCGCTGCGTCACATGGTCGCGCAACAGCGCGGGTCGATCATCAACACGGCGTCGTTCGTGGCCGTGATGGGGTCGGCGACCAGCCAGATCTCGTACACGGCGTCGAAGGGCGGCGTGCTCGCGATGACCAAGGAACTCGGCGTGCAGTTCGCGCGACAGGGGATCCGGGTCAACGCGCTCTGCCCCGGCCCGGTCAACACGCCGCTGCTGCAGGAACTGTTCGCGAAGGATCAGGAGCGCGCCCAGCGCCGCCTCGTGCACATCCCGGTCGGCCGGTTCGCCGAGGCCGAGGAGCTTGCGGCCGCGGTCGCCTTCCTCGCCAGCGACGACGCGAGTTTCATCACGGCGTCGACGTTTATGGTCGACGGCGGGATCAGCTCCGCCTATGTGACACCCTTGTAA
- the otsB gene encoding trehalose-phosphatase, whose product MVDVDTPPPFSRLPEPLVGALREITRTKQLLVALDFDGTLAPEVDDPERARALPEARAAVLRLLEMPHTRVALVSGRSLASLERVSQLPDNALLIGSHGIEIRLDDPDDIIGLDAAELDRVEKLKEVLNEVAESIDQVWLEEKPAGFALHTRLATEHNSRVAHLVARSEAAAELDNLTVRGGKNVLEFSVRSTTKGEAIEHLRAYTGATAVFFAGDDVTDEDGFAALNADDLGLKAGEGTTLANHRVKGPAEVARALALLADLREGDVHEQ is encoded by the coding sequence ATGGTCGACGTCGACACCCCGCCACCGTTCTCCCGACTGCCCGAACCGCTCGTCGGGGCACTGCGCGAAATCACCCGCACCAAGCAGCTGCTCGTGGCGCTCGACTTCGATGGCACGCTGGCGCCCGAGGTCGACGACCCCGAACGTGCGCGCGCACTGCCCGAGGCGCGGGCCGCGGTCCTGCGACTGCTCGAGATGCCGCACACCCGGGTCGCGCTCGTCTCCGGCCGTTCGCTGGCGAGCCTCGAGCGGGTGTCGCAGCTGCCCGACAACGCGCTGCTCATCGGTTCGCACGGCATCGAGATCAGGCTCGACGACCCCGACGACATCATCGGTCTCGACGCCGCCGAACTCGATCGGGTTGAGAAGCTCAAAGAGGTCCTGAACGAGGTCGCCGAGTCGATCGACCAGGTCTGGCTTGAAGAGAAGCCGGCCGGATTTGCCCTGCACACACGCCTCGCCACCGAGCACAACTCGCGGGTCGCGCACCTGGTGGCCCGCAGCGAGGCCGCTGCGGAGCTCGACAACCTCACGGTCCGCGGCGGTAAGAACGTGCTCGAGTTCTCGGTGCGGTCGACCACGAAGGGCGAGGCGATCGAGCACCTGCGCGCGTACACCGGTGCGACCGCCGTGTTCTTCGCCGGCGACGACGTGACCGACGAAGACGGGTTCGCCGCACTCAACGCCGACGATCTCGGACTCAAGGCGGGCGAGGGAACGACCCTGGCCAACCACCGCGTGAAGGGTCCGGCCGAGGTGGCGCGTGCGCTGGCCCTGCTCGCCGACCTGCGCGAGGGCGACGTACACGAGCAGTAG
- a CDS encoding gamma-glutamyl-gamma-aminobutyrate hydrolase family protein, translating to MPELVEGRASTGSATAPPLIGLTTYLERAQSGVWDVRAAFLPQVYFDAVTRAGGIAVLLPPQPVDTAITDRVLDGLDGLIITGGKDVDPARYGQQPHTTTDEPRLERDAWEDALLTGAIVRELPFLGICRGLQLLNVSLGGTLHQHLPDVIGSTRYNAGYGRFSENSVEVHAGTIAGDLLDEPAALKVHSYHHQAIDELADGLVVSARSDDGTIQAVEVDGVPFGLAVQWHPEENADDLRLFAGLVEAAKEYRK from the coding sequence GTGCCTGAGCTTGTCGAAGGGCGCGCCTCGACAGGCTCAGCGACCGCGCCGCCGCTCATCGGCCTCACCACCTACCTCGAGCGGGCGCAGTCCGGAGTCTGGGACGTGCGGGCCGCCTTCCTGCCCCAGGTCTACTTCGACGCGGTGACCCGCGCCGGCGGCATCGCCGTGCTGCTGCCGCCGCAGCCGGTGGACACCGCCATCACCGACCGCGTGCTCGACGGCCTCGACGGCCTCATCATCACGGGTGGGAAAGACGTGGATCCCGCCCGCTACGGCCAGCAGCCACACACCACGACCGACGAGCCCCGCCTCGAACGCGACGCGTGGGAGGACGCACTCCTCACCGGCGCGATCGTGCGGGAGCTGCCGTTCCTCGGCATCTGCCGCGGCCTGCAACTGCTCAACGTGTCGCTCGGCGGCACGCTGCACCAGCACCTCCCCGACGTGATCGGGTCGACAAGGTACAACGCCGGGTACGGCAGGTTCAGTGAGAACTCGGTCGAGGTGCACGCCGGCACGATCGCCGGCGACCTGCTCGACGAGCCCGCGGCGCTGAAGGTGCACTCGTACCACCACCAGGCGATCGACGAGCTGGCCGACGGGCTGGTGGTGAGCGCGCGCAGCGACGACGGAACGATCCAGGCCGTCGAGGTGGACGGGGTGCCGTTCGGTCTCGCCGTGCAGTGGCACCCGGAAGAGAACGCCGACGACCTGCGGCTGTTCGCCGGACTGGTCGAGGCCGCGAAGGAGTATCGCAAGTGA